One Mercurialis annua linkage group LG3, ddMerAnnu1.2, whole genome shotgun sequence DNA window includes the following coding sequences:
- the LOC126674730 gene encoding cation/calcium exchanger 5, whose product MASILNSITALSLTLFTILIFSKSNLYTSPSPQIHHRSLLSQTLNQTLQFSCSSLPTSNGLINYLHLHFCIFNSNFFISILCLSSFILLQFFVLIKTAQTHFSVVTTKLSSHLNLSPSMGGVTLLALGNGAPDVFASLAAVRSGQYRTGFGAILSAGTFVSAFVVGFVAIYAAPFNLDPSSFVRDVGFYLLGGLFLFYVYLSGEITFWQAVGFVGYYVFFVGFVFWTDLRSVSIRKKDVDFEKGGAEEAMMGSLKDEKQTFGLFERAYGKISKVWELPVSLMLKLTIPQTAPSEWNRLYISANIMLCPLALLYACNSLMALDHPIVFLLPNTHLPLWFIVLLASSSLALVHFILEKEPPKTEQIPVVLVAFVMSVFWISIIAGELLNCLEAIGLLLEVPPSLLGLTVLAWGNSVGDLVADVAVAKAGQPAMAMAGCFAGPMFNMLVGLGMALVMQTAEVYPKAYELHFHMGIVIAFVFLFLSLMGSLLVITWCRFRVPRFWGFCLVALYVCFTLVSLVIAKFSK is encoded by the exons ATGGCATCAATTTTGAACTCCATTACAGCACTTTCACTAAcccttttcaccattttaatcTTCTCAAAATCCAATCTTTACACTTCCCCATCACCTCAAATCCACCATAGATCTCTCCTCTCACAAACCCTAAATCAAACCCTTCAATTTTCTTGCTCTTCACTGCCCACTTCCAATGGCCTCATTAACTATCTTCATCTCCATTTTTGCATcttcaattcaaattttttcatCTCAATTCTCTGTCTTTCTTCATTTATTCTTCTCCAATTCTTTGTTCTCATTAAAACGGCCCAGACCCATTTCTCCGTCGTCACTACAAAGCTCAGTAGTCACTTGAATCTCTCGCCGAGCATGGGCGGTGTGACCCTCTTGGCTCTCGGTAATGGGGCCCCGGATGTTTTTGCGTCGCTCGCGGCGGTCCGGTCGGGTCAGTATAGAACTGGGTTCGGCGCTATACTGTCGGCGGGTACGTTTGTGTCGGCTTTTGTTGTTGGGTTTGTTGCTATATATGCAGCTCCGTTTAATTTGGATCCTTCTTCATTTGTTAGGGATGTTGGGTTTTATCTGCTGGggggtttgtttttgttttatgtgTATTTGAGTGGGGAGATCACTTTTTGGCAAGCTGTTGGATTTGTTGGGTATTATGTTTTCTTTGTTGGGTTTGTGTTTTGGACTGATTTGAGAAGTGTTAGTATTCGTAAAAAAGATGTGGATTTTGAGAAAGGTGGAGCAGAAGAAGCAATGATGGGTAGTTTGAAGGATGAGAAGCAGACTTTTGGATTGTTTGAAAGAGCTTATGGAAAG atTTCTAAAGTATGGGAGCTCCCAGTTTCGCTTATGTTAAAACTCACAATTCCTCAAACTGCACCTTCAGAATGGAACAGGCTGTACATATCCGCCAACATTATGCTTTGCCCTCTCGCGCTCCTATATGCTTGCAACTCACTCATGGCATTGGATCATCCCATAGTATTCCTTCTTCCAAACACCCATTTGCCGCTATGGTTCATAGTACTTCTCGCAAGCTCCTCTCTGGCACTTGTTCACTTCATACTGGAAAAAGAACCCCCAAAGACGGAGCAAATTCCTGTAGTGCTCGTAGCATTTGTAATGAGCGTCTTTTGGATATCAATAATTGCCGGAGAGCTATTGAACTGCCTGGAAGCAATTGGACTGCTACTTGAAGTGCCTCCGTCATTACTCGGCCTTACAGTACTTGCATGGGGAAATTCCGTGGGCGATCTTGTAGCCGATGTGGCAGTTGCGAAAGCAGGGCAGCCGGCAATGGCGATGGCCGGGTGCTTTGCTGGACCGATGTTTAACATGCTTGTCGGACTGGGAATGGCTCTGGTGATGCAAACAGCTGAGGTTTATCCTAAAGCTTATGAACTCCATTTTCATATGGGAATTGTAATTGCTTTTGTGTTCTTGTTTTTGAGCCTCATGGGATCTCTGTTAGTGATCACTTGGTGTAGATTTAGAGTTCCAAGATTTTGGGGATTTTGCCTTGTTGCTCTTTATGTCTGTTTTACATTAGTCAGCTTAGTAATTGCAAAGTTCTCTAAATAA